The following is a genomic window from Hymenobacter chitinivorans DSM 11115.
GCGCCTGTCCTTTGTCTACGCGTCGTTCTTCACCTTTGGCTCGCCCATCGTGCTGTACTTCGCCCTGGCCTTCTGGATGAACGTGCGCCGGGCCATGCGCCGGCAGCGCAGCACCGTCTGGGACTTGTAAGTGAAGTGGTGAAGTGGTGAGTTGGTGAAGTAGCCGTTTTAAGAAGGGGTGGGGCTTGCTGCGTCTTGCATTCCGCCAAATTCTTGCGGGCTGAGCTGACTAAAAGCGCGAATTCCTTTACCGAAATAGGC
Proteins encoded in this region:
- a CDS encoding PspC domain-containing protein, producing MKRLTDFIEQQSFGVCNALGNRLGFSSSSVRLSFVYASFFTFGSPIVLYFALAFWMNVRRAMRRQRSTVWDL